ACAAAATAACACTGGTTTCTACGTGGGCTGTACAGTTGGCATACACATCTAAAGATCAGCCTTTGGCATGAGTATCCTGCTCACACATTTAGCATCTTTTCCCACAGACTGTGTTATAAATAGAGCTCTTCATAATAGGAGAAAACAGTATAATGGGTTGTTTTTAATTACAAGGTGGATGTAAAGAATTGCATCCAAGTAAAGAGAGGCGGATGTTTCTTTGTGATTATACTCTGCTGGATGAAACTGACTAATGCTACCTGCAGGCACCTCCTCACAAATATAAAGGAAAAATACGCCACCTGGTTGTCTCAGGTGAAATAGTCCGAAGCTGTTTGCCAGATCATATTTCACAGGTGACCCTCACAGGTGAGAGCTGCACTCATTGGTGTTTCCGGTGAATATCTTCTCTTGATAATGGTCGATACTTTACTTTAGGGTCATGGTGAAACTTTTTATTAAGATCCGTGGTATTATTATAGACTATCGTGCGCTCAATTGGAATGGGAAGATGTTGTGTGACGCTCCAGATCATCTATGGCCCCGCCTTGTTGGGGTTGGCCCTTAGGTGAGCCGGCTATAAACTGCTGCTCACGCACACTGTAGGTGAGATGGTGCTTTAGTCCACTTGCCGGTATGACAACACAGAAGGAAATCGTTGGATCCAGTTCCAAACAGTCTGCGTCTTGACAAACACTAGTTACCAACTTTACGCACGGAGAGCCTATTGGACAGATCTTTACGCAGCACCATTAAAAGGGATTTACAATAAAAGGATGAAGCTGGAGGTGTTGTGCGGGAGCCACTTTGACATGAAACACTTTGAGGTGTCAAGTGATGCAGAGGGGGGGAGTGTGAGCTCCTCTCTGTGcgctgaggaggagctgggcTCGGATGGGGACTGCGTGGCGCACAGCCCTCCACCTGTCaatccctgcagcagcagcagcagcagcagcagcagcaccagcaagTCGAAGCCGTACACGCGGAGACCCAAACCCCCGTTCTCCTACATCGCCCTCATTGCCATGGCCATCCGGGACTCCTCGTGTGGCCGCCTGACTCTGGCGGAGATAAACGAGTACCTGATGAAAAAGTTCCCGTTCTTCAGGGGCAGCTACACCGGCTGGAGGAACTCGGTGCGCCACAACCTGTCTCTGAATGACTGCTTTCTCAAAGTGCTCCGGGACCCGTCGAGACCTTGGGGGAAGGACAATTACTGGATGCTCAATCCTCAGAGCGAGTACACGTTTGCTGACGGGGTGTTCCGTCGCAGGAGAAAGCGCATCAACAAGAAGTTCGGCGCGCAGGAGCATCagccggaggaggaggcgtCCGAGCGCGCAGAGGAGCCGCAGAACCCTCCACGATCTGCGGCTGCAACCAAGACTGATCCATGCCCCAAGTTCACTAGTTCATTTGCTATAGACAGCATCCTCAGCACACCGTACAAGAGAGACTCGAACACGGAACATTTCGCCCTCTACCCTGTGGCTTTCAATTGGCCGCGCTACACTGACCTGATGGCTCCTTATTCACATACACCTGCCTCGTTCCCATGCGTCAAGGCTCCTTCGTGCCACATGGCCCCCCGAGCTGCTGTTCCGCATATGCTGCAATATCAGAGATAAACTCTCTTCTTACTTGATGGTTAAATAATCATCGACGTGCACTgaaaagaggaggcaggagggggcCATGCACCAAAGACAGAACCTTTCCCCATCTTTGCTGGGATTACATTTTTGTGATATTGTTGTGGCGGCATATGGTTATTTTTGTACCTCTGGTCATTTCCCTTTT
Above is a window of Hippoglossus hippoglossus isolate fHipHip1 chromosome 17, fHipHip1.pri, whole genome shotgun sequence DNA encoding:
- the foxq1a gene encoding forkhead box protein Q1a yields the protein MKLEVLCGSHFDMKHFEVSSDAEGGSVSSSLCAEEELGSDGDCVAHSPPPVNPCSSSSSSSSSTSKSKPYTRRPKPPFSYIALIAMAIRDSSCGRLTLAEINEYLMKKFPFFRGSYTGWRNSVRHNLSLNDCFLKVLRDPSRPWGKDNYWMLNPQSEYTFADGVFRRRRKRINKKFGAQEHQPEEEASERAEEPQNPPRSAAATKTDPCPKFTSSFAIDSILSTPYKRDSNTEHFALYPVAFNWPRYTDLMAPYSHTPASFPCVKAPSCHMAPRAAVPHMLQYQR